In one Mus pahari chromosome 21, PAHARI_EIJ_v1.1, whole genome shotgun sequence genomic region, the following are encoded:
- the Tff3 gene encoding trefoil factor 3, with protein METRALWLMLLVVLVAGSSGVAADYIGLSPSQCMVPANVRVDCGYPSVTSEQCNNRGCCFDSSIPNVPWCFKPLQETECTF; from the exons atggagACCAGAGCCCTCTGGCTAATGCTGCTGGTGGTCCTGGTGGCTGGGTCCTCTGGGGTAGCTGCAGATTACATTGGCCTAT CTCCAAGCCAATGCATGGTCCCAGCAAATGTCCGGGTGGACTGTGGCTACCCCTCTGTCACATCGGAGCAGTGTAACAACCGTGGTTGCTGCTTTGACTCCAGCATCCCAAATGTGCCCTGGTGCTTCAAACCTCTGCAGGAGACAG aatgcaCATTTTGA